The DNA segment AGGTCTGCTCCCATTTCACAGCTGGGGTCACAGAGGCAAGGAGGTATGGGGCCCGCCTGCAGCCCAGGCCGCCGGGGACGCCAGCGGCTCTGCAGTCAAGAGAGGCTCCGCTTCCCCACAGCCAGGAGCCCTGGCGGACCGAAGCAGGGGCGGGGTGGGCGGCCGGGGGCTGCCCAGCCGCACCCAGTCGCCATCGCCGCCGGTGATCCACGGAATGAGTAGGATGAGCAGCGCCCCGGCGCCCAGCGCCCCCCCGAAGCCGGTGAGGAAGCCGAGAGCCAGCGGCCCGGCCCAGCCCGCGGGGCTCCGCTGATACGGCCCCTGGGGCAGTCGCTCCACGATCAGCTCCAGCTCGTCCCAGTTGGGCTCGGGGACCGAGGAGCGGCGGGAACGCAGGGCCGGGGCCGGGACGGGGGCAGCGGGGGCGTCGGCTGTGGGTATGTAGCGCTGCCCGAACTTGCGCAGCTGTAGTGTTGCCTGCTGGTGGAGGTTCTTGCCCAGCTCCCGGGCCACGTCTGGGCGGCCGCTGCGCCGCAGGGCCCGGGCCACGCGGTCCCACGACAAGGACGGGGCCTCGGCAGCCAGCCAGGCCGCCAGCCCCTCCCGGCAGCCGTCGGACACGTCGGCAGGCTCGACCGCCGGCTTCCCCGCTGCCTCGCGCCTCCGCCGCCGTCGGCCTGGCGTCGCCGACGTGGGCACAGGCTCGGGCTGCGCCAGCTGGTCCTCCGAGAGCCTGGCCAGCTCAGCCTCGACGTCCGGCTCCGGCGTCTTCAGCAGCGATTGGAAGTGGCCGCACTCCTCCGGGGTTAGCAGCTGGGCCAGGCGGACGGCCGCGTGAGGGCCCATGGCGTCCACGGCCCCCGCCGGAGCCAAAGCCCAGACCCAGAGTGCCAGCGCCAGGGCCCCCGCCGGAGCCTGTGCCGCCATCGCGGGGCGGTGACTGCGATCCACCGACAGTGGGGGGAGGAGCTCCGAATGTCcgcgggtgggggaggggcgccaACATCCAGGGATGGGTGGGAGGAACGAGGTTCCCACATCCGGGGACTAGGGGCGGGGGGAACATCCAGGGATGAGAAAGGGGTCCTCCAACACAACTTGTAGAAGGAGGATCTCCTAACACCCAGAAACAGGAGTTTCGAGGGGAAGATCTCACAAAACCCCGGGGGCTGAAGTGAGTTTTCAATACCCAGGGATCGGTAAGGGCACTGGAGGCTAGGATCCCGGCCCCTTATATTGAAATGCCCGCTGGAGGCCTCCTGGCTGGCCCATTTCTGTCAAACTTAGTAGGTCTCCAGCATCTCTTGTATCCCATTTACCGCCCCTCACCCTCCACCAGAAGCCTTAGACCCCTTACTCGTATTTCCTATATCCAATCAATTCCCAAATTTTCTTATTACCTGCATGCTGTTGCttcaatggtgtctgactctttgcaactccatggtctgttacccaccaggctcctctgtccatgggattctccaagcaaaaatactggagtggttgtcctgccctcctccagggcatcttcccaacccaggggtcgaacccaagtctcttacatctactttgacaggcgggttctttaccactagccaacATGGGAAGCCTTATTACTTACTGAATATGTATAGACTCTACCCTTTCCTGTCCTCCCGCAGGTGCATCCAAACCCTCATGCTCTGTTTGGATACAGTAAGCGATCCTCAAGTCCCCACTCCGCCTCCACACAGAGACTGAACTCGCTTCCTTTCCCCAAGCAAGCTCAGTTCAGGTGCTTCTTTAGATCTTAGACTGCACTCTCCGCTCTGCCTCAGTCACTGCTCAGCTGACAAGTCCTTTCTGGGatgccctccctgcctcccacccacacCCTTGGCCCTGTGTCTTCTCTAGGCACCCCCATCTGCTCCCACAGCACCCTACAGCTCTGCCTTCATACTGTCTCCCCCatttgactgtgtgtgtgtgctgagtcatgtctgactccttgtgaccccgtggactgtagcccaccacttctctgtccatgggatcctccgggaaatactggagtggcttgacatttcctcctccacaggatcgtCCTGACCCACAAATCGAACCCACCTGtcttgcgtcccctgcattggcaggtggattctttaccactgtgcctggGAAGCGGCCCCATCTGATTGTAAGGGCTACCTGCTGTCCCTGTAGCAACTAGTGCCTAACAGGCGTTCAGGTAAAGATTTGTTGAATTGGTGTGTGAACTCTTCACTTGCAAATCAGTCCCTGTCCACCAGCGActaagccccctccccacccaccccccacaggCTTCATGGAGGAGCCTCAGCTCTTCAGGGGCATGGAAGAGCCTCCTGGTGCAGCCTTGCAGTCCCATtgttcccctcccttcccctcactcTTGCCCTCACTTTATGCTCTTGTAACTATAGTCACAGGTATGGTACAGTTTCCAGCTTCCATAGCTTTGTcaagctgaacccacccaaacccGTCCGGGAAGTTGTTCTGACCCAGCGCcagtaccaccaccaccacgagtTAGGGTCTTTTCTGGGCATTCTCGAAATAACCTGTGCATCCTCCATCAGGACACTTCCTGGAAATGAATTCGAGGATTTAGTCAACATTTAGTGTCTTCTATGTGCACCAAACACTGTGCCAGATGTGAGAATATAAAAATTTTGATAAGGTCCTTCCTCGAGCAGCTTTATCCAGCTGTATTTTCAAATGATCCATTGTTGAGCTTTTCCCATCCGGTAATGTGGGCTCTCCAGAACTAAGGCTGTACTTAACCACTTCTGTATCCTGAGTGCTGTCTACACAGAGTAAGTGTGCAATAAACCACCTAGAGGGCGAGGGGGGTCTGGACCTCCAAGGGCCGAGAGGGTTGGGGTCGCTGAGCCGTAGTTCATTGCACTGGAGCCctcacacacaggcacaccaGTTGTATCTCTCCGAGCGGAAACTGCTTCATAGAATCTGGCCATGGGCAGGCTTTGGCTCCTGAAAGCCCTGGATAGGCTCTAAGCCTGGGCCAGTGGAAGCCAGGGGGCCTGCTTCCCTGTCCCTTCTgcattttttatcattttgctgAGCACATTCAAGTCCTCGGAAGTTGTGGGTCCAAACCTCTCACGGGCATTTCCATACAGCCTTTTTAACAAGATGTTCCTCCCCAGTTTTTTGTGTCCCAGTTTATGCTGACTTGTCAGAGTCTGGGGATTGGCAGATGGTGGTGGACGAAGGATCCCGTGACCTGAAAGACTAGATCACACTGTGTCCCCACGCTGCCCTCTGTCCCCTTTCCCTCCATCCAAGGATGGAGTACGAATATGATCCTAGCTCTGGCCAAGGGCTGCTGGCCAGGTTCTAAGTGAACTTCCTCTTCAGCACTCATCTATTCATTcacccactcactcactcactcagcaaACACATGAGCCCTTCTTCATCCCTCATGCTTCAGAGGCTGTTAAGTCAGCCCCAACACTGAGCCTCTAGGAGCTCAGAATTGCAGGCAGACCTTCCCTATCAAGAGGTTTTTCCCCCTGGTGGTCTCACTTGTGTGGTAGGCACTCACAGGCACTCACAGTTACTACTCACAGTAACAGGAATGGTCATGTTTTGCTGAAGAAACCAACACACCCACAGAGCCACATCCGTGGCACCAGCAGACCTGGAAGCCCAAGCATTTCCCAGAGGGCTCCCCACATCCTGCTGCCCCCAAGAAATCCTCTGGAAACCACGTGTCATCGCTTTAATACTGTGtcatactttcttttaaaatacagtctCTTCTGAGGTAGACAGACCAAACTGCAGAGCGTCATCAAACAGGAGATAAATACATCCATGTACAACACGCATCAACATGAGGTAGAAATGGTTACAGCTGGAGGGGAGGACCCCAACCCCAACATGGGTAAAGGAAGAAGAGAGCCAGCCtgccctccccccatccctgcccctggATTCTTTGGTATGCCCCCCCCACAACATTGCCGGAGCTGGACCTGCCCTTCTCCCACTCGCCCCAGTGCCTGTGAGGTAGGTGCTAGTAGACTGGGGGCTGTCTCCGTGTGCAAAGCTCCCCAAGGCCAGTAGAGGAGGCGGTGGGGGCCGTGGGTCTCGGTCAGTGAgctcctccccccaacccccagagctGTCTGCCTCTTGAAGGGATGGCTGAGATCCCAAACCCCCTCCCCAGtgccctccacccacccaccccccttatacatacacacacctgaGAGAACCTGCTCACTCGCTGCTCCCCCCATGGGCTTTTCACAGCCAAGACCCTGCACCCACTGCTTTTGAGGCACCGTAGCCCTTCAGTCAGCCAGCTCCAAGGAGCAGAAGGAAGGTCAGGGACCAAGGcggggagggagaagagaaaacagagctGCTTTCCTGTTAGCACTCCTAGGCCAGCACAGACCCTCAGCACCTTGGCACCTGAAACATCCCCTTGGACTTCCTTCCAGctgggagtgggaggtgggagacacTGGAGGAGCTGTCAAGGTGGTGAGAAACAAGGGAGGCTAGGGTAGTGGGAGAGAGAAGTGGGGTGGTGGCTTGTTCCCCCACCTCTGGACCAAAGGTCAGAGTTGTTAAATGGGCTCTTCAACAGAGGTTGGAGGGGGGGGCGGGCAAAATACCCCAAAGCCCCATCACAGGAAAGTTGGTGGGAAGAAGAATACAGTTCTCACAAGAAAGGGTGCCTAAGCCTGGGCCTCTGGTGGAGAGTTTGGGTAGGACTGAGAATAAAAGTCCAATGTTTATTCAGGGGAACACAGCTGCCCATCTCCTTTACCCTCTCATAGCCCCTGGAGCTCTAGACCTAGGACCCTAAGAGAACAGGAGAGGTAAGAGTCCCCTCAGAACCTTCTCCTGCAATGGACCGACACTCACTCACCCCTCCTCAGAGCCTCCCAGCAGACCATGGAGGCTGAGTCTACAGTGAACTCTGTGCCCAATCAGACCTATGGCCAGACTACCTTCCCTCTGGAGGAAATCTTCTTAGCATAAGTTACAGGAGACCTCTGCCTAGACAGGGACCAGGTGGGATGACCTCTCTGGGGACTTTCCACCCAGCTCATCTTCCCATTTGGGCCCTCTCAGCCTACCTGCTAGGTCCGGGGCAGGCGGTGGGCAAAGGCATCCCAACTCTGGGTAACCAACCCTGCACACAAAACACCCCACTCAGCTGAGGGGTGGGGCCTACAGGAAGAGCAGCAGGAAGGGAGCAAGACCTGCCTCCTTCCAAATGCCACAACTCAGTCCTCATCACCTCTGCCTACAACCTTGGCCCTGAGGAGGAGGCCCCTGCAATACATTCTGCTTCTGTCCCAAGAAGCACAGGGGTTGGAGTGTGGcctctcagtcttcctctccccttcccctcagGTCTCACTTTCTGAGTCTTCTGAGAATCTGCTTCCCTAGGGCTGAAGGGGTtgaagggctgggggtggggggaacacaCACAGGAAAGCAGCCAAAATCTAACATTCTTTCTGAGGTCAGTTTCTTCCTGAGTCgtcaaaagaaaaacagcaaattcTACACATCTTACAAAAATAAGAGGCCTAAAATATTAAACAAGCtacatttctggaattttcctcctcaaaaacaacaacaaaacccccttctttgggtgtttttcttttttgcttgacTCCCACAGACCTAAGGTTTCAGCTGGGTGAGGGATAAGGGGTGAAGGGAACCCCCTCCTCCTCAGCCCCTTAACCTCCCCTTAACCTCCAGATCTTCCGCAAAGGGACACTGCAGTCTTTGAATATGAGGGACAGAAGGCAGGGAGAGGGACCAAGACACAGAGAGGCTGGAGAGCAAGGGATAGAAACGGAAGCACTGAAGGTGATAGATGGAGAGACAGGGCGGGGAGCGAGAGAAGGGTGTATGGTTATTGACAAAGCGACGGAGAAAGAAAACTACTAGAAGCAGAGAAAGGGAGacgaggggaaaggagagggagccATTCAGACAGCGAGGAGACAAAAGGATTGTGGCGAGAGAGCAGGAGTTCCTTAGGCCCCGGGGCCAGTCTTCCGCGGGGCAGAGATGGCGAGCTTCCCGTCcacaataaataggaaaaaacctGAGTACACAGCGCATATGGCATCTCTCTGCCTAGCACAAGCATTTTCCTTCccacgggaaaaaaaaaaaaccaccggcagccccctccactcccccaccccacacccctcaCTCCGGCACGCCCCAGCCCGGTGGGGTTAAAGAAGATCCTTCACAAACAGAGGGGCCGGGAGTGGGCGGCAGCTCCCTCGGCCTCCTGGTGCGCCATCAGTGTCCGAAACCGTACATTTTGTCCCACTCCACGAACGAGTCCAGGTCCTTGGGTGAGGCCCTAGGGCCCACCTTGGCCAGCGCTGCCTCCATGTCCTTATAGGAGATGGGGCGCTGCAAACCCGGCAGGCCTGCCCCGGCCGCCGCCTGCTGGCACAGCTGCCCCAGCTCGCCCCCAGAGAAGCCCTGGGTGCCCTGCACCAAGGCGGCCAGCTCCCGCTCGCTCAGCGCGCAGCCCTGCTGGGCCAGCGCCCGCTGCAGGATCTGCCCGCGGGCCGGGCCGTCGGGCAGCGTCACGTAGAAGCGGAGAGCGAAGCGCCGGCGGGTTGCCTCGTCCAGAGCCGCGGGCCGCGAAGTGGTGCCCACGACCAGCACGCCGTCGGCTCCCGCACCGCAGCCGCCGTCCAGACAGGCCAGGAGCGGCGCCTGCAGCGCGCCTGCGGCGGCCGTGCCATCGTCCCGGACGGACAGCAGCGCGTCCAGCTCGCTGATGAGGAGTACCGCGGGCGGGCGGCAGCGCGCAGCCGCGAAGGCGGCCTGAAGGAGGCGCGCGCCTTCGGCAGCGCCCGGCGCGACCAGCGTGCCTCCGCGCAGGCGCAGTAGTGTGGCACCCAGTTGCGTCGCCAGGCAGCGGCCCAGCAGCGCTTTGCCAGCGCCCCGCGGTCCGAAGAGCAGCACGGTCCGCGGCGGACGCGGGCTGCCGGGGTAGGCGGGCGGCCTCAGCAATGGCCacaccagctcctcctccagcGCCGCCTTGAGCGCGCCCTGGCCCGCCACGTCCGCCCACTGCACCGGCGGTCCGCAGTCCACCATCTTGCTGGTCGCCAGCTCCAGAGCTCCCTGGTCCACACCTTTAGGAGGCTCTCCTGACGGCACCGCGAAGCCCCCGCGGGGAGCCGGCGCCGGGGCCCGCTCCGGAAACTTCTCAAAGGGCTCAAGCTGCGGGCCGTAGATGGGGGAGCCCAGGACTTTGAGGGGGACGCCACCAGCGTACTTGCCTGACGCCTCCTCCGCCGCTCCTGGCGGTTTCGCCCGGAACCCATTGCCCCGACACTCGCCGTTGTCCGCGGCGGGGTAGGAGGCGCCGTCGGCCGCCGGGGCTTTGGCGGGCTCGAAGGCGTACTTGCGGTAGCGGCCTTCGGCTCCCTCGTCTGTAGCCTTGCGCTTCAGCGACACCCCGGTCTCCGCTACCCCCTGGAAACCGTAGGAGGCGGGTGACGGCCGGGGTGGGGCGGGCGTGGGCAGAGGCGTGGGCGCCGCCAGACCGGAGGTCAGGTAGGGGGCCGGGGGCGGAGCGGGCGGCGGCGGGAGGGCCCCGTAACCCGGCTGCGCGGCGTAGCCCCCCGCGGGGTAGTTGTACAGAGACCCAGAGGGGCCGTAgcccggcgggggcgggggctgcaGGAGTGCGGCCGGGGGCGGCGGGGGCAGCGCGGCGCCTGTCTGCGCGCAGTAACCCGGCGCCAGGTACCCCGCTCCGTAGCCCGCCGCGTACTCCGGCGCCGCCGACGGGCCCCCGCACGCGTTGCCGGCGTAGAGGGGTTCAGGCAGGTTTCCGGCTAAAACCGGGGAACCGCCGAGACCCCCGGAGCCGCCCCCACCGCCCGACTTGGTTCCCGGGAGGCCCTCGTGGAGCGAGGCCAAGGGGTAAGGAGTCTCTGGCCCCGGCCAGGGTTCGGGGTCCCCCTTGGCGCCGTTGAGGAAGGCGGCGTCGCCGTAGCCGCCCAGGGTGGGGCGCTCGTAGGGCGAGTCCAGGACCCCCGAGTACTTCTCGGCGTAGCGCTTGAGGAGGTTGGAGGCAGTGAGGGCAGAGATGTCGTCGTGTGCCCAAGCATAGTGGCAGCGCTGGCGACCCCCAGGGGGCAACTCCAACTTGTGGGCCGGCGACGGGGTGGTGGAGGAGACGTCCAGGTGCTGCTCTGGCCACTGGTTGAGGGGCTGGGCGTGTTCCGGTGTCCAGTGCATCTTCGACAGAGCTGCAGGCAAGAGAAGCGGCTAGTGAGATCCTGAAGAGCCTCTAAGGACCCACCGACTGCCAGCCGCAGGCGGACCTTCTTAAACCATAGCTTGGGACAGGCTGGTTTTCCCGCATCCACCCACAGCGTTCCACCCTACCCGGGCCATCTTCAGGCACCAAAATCACCGTATTTGTCTTGTCCCACAATTAAAGTTGTCTGAAAAGACTTTCCTCAGAACCAAGATGCATCTGAAAATGATGGTTTTTTTGGGTCCTAACCTCacctagtggagaaggaaatggcaacccattccagtgttcttgcctggagaatcccagggacaggggagccggtgggctgccatctatggggtcgcacagagtccgacacgactgaagcgacttagcagcagcaacctcaccTAGGCAATGACTATTGTTTTGTCCTGGTGCCTCCAGCCATGCACTCTAGGACACACGGTCCTCTCAGACCTACTGTAGTGAAGGATGGTGTCTGTGGCAGAGTCTCACTGTCCCTGGGAAACCCCAGAGGCTGACCCAGAAGCATCACTTCCTTTCCACGTGGTTTCTTGTATCTACCTGATGGAGTCAGAGCACCTGGGTTCCAGACCCAACTCTGCTCGTGATGGTTGCATACCCAGAGCAGGTGCTGCCACCTGCCTCATTCCCAGAATGTTTCAGCACAATACAAAAAGGTTGTTTCGAATAAACATAAATGTCTTCTGGAGAAGATGGGACAAAGTTAGTGCCTGTCGTAGAAATGGGATTTCCCTACTGGTACAGTGGCCAAGActcacaatgcagggggtccgagttcagtccctggtcagggaactaagtctCACATATCCCACCTAAGAGATCGCATGCTTCAACAAAGATCCCATTTGTGgcaatgaagatcctgtgtgtcacaactaagacccagcacagccaaataaataaaaatgaatattacaaaacagaaagttgGTCACAAGTTTATCTGCGCTTCCCAGGAACCAAATAATTCTGCAAAGTAAAACACACTATCATactcaaaacaagcaaaaatattcTTGGCATAGAGATCATAGAACTTTTTTTCATGGACCTCAGGAAATGGCCTCTTAGGTGGTCATGATATAAATACTGCAGAAGTATTTATTTCATACACTGTCCCTCAGCACCAGTCCAGGCATGGGCCAAACTGGTAAAAGGTATTCAAGGCCGGGGGAATGGCACTCTCCAGCTGTATGGCTCCAATTCATTTGCTTGATCTGAGAATAACAGCTCAAAGACTAAATGGGCCCATGACATTCCAGACAGTTTTTGCTAATGATTATTTCTCAGTCCTAAGCTTTTGATAAACTTACAGGTCAATATTCTTGCTTCAACAGAATTTTGCTGAGCACATACTAAAAGCTGTGCCAGGCATGAGAGCAGATTGAAAAGTGAATATGATGTTTCAGCCAGAAGAGATGACATCCTTTATGAGGTGGAAAATCAGAGGTGTGTGTCCAGAGTTCTAGGGCTCGAGGGAACATCTTGTGCCTAGTCGAGATGGCCTCGCCAGGGAGGGGTGTCTTTACTGGAACTTAAAGGGTGAGAGGCCAAGTTGACCTGACAGGCTAGAGGATTCCAGCAATTCAAAGACTCGGAGCACAGTGCATTGAGGAAGCTAGGGCTAGAATAGCTCATATGCCCTCTTCCCCACCTCAAGATGCCTTACTGCCACCTTCTGAGAAACTGTGATAGTCAAAACAAATCTGTGTCTATGATGATACCTGTGCCCCTTTAGAAGTAGGACTTATGTGCAGTGCACAACCTATATAACCTATATAACTGCAAGCCTCGGGGGAGTACCAAGAACTGCTGGGTCACCAGAACCCTGGCAGTGGGTATATGTGGGGGCAGTGGTACAAGAAGAGTTTGAAAATTATCAGATTGCTTCTCAGGCAATTGCCCTTACTTGTAGTAGCTTGACTGTACCACCTCTTATGACTGACCTGACGTCagtctttgaaaataaaaccGTTTACCCTCATCCCCACGCCCTAGGGAAGGCGTGAGCCATAGATAGTAGAGCTTTaaaagaggttttttgttttggctgcactgcacagcatgtgggatcttagttccccaatcagggatccaGCCCACATCTTGCATTGAAAGCacccagtcttaaccactggaccaccaggcacaTCCCAAAAGGGGAATTCTTAAGAGTTGTTTCACCTCCATCTGAGAGGTGCTCCTGGCCACCAGTGGCAAGAGAGCAAGCAGAGACAGCAGAACTGAGGGGGAGGTGTTAGGAAGGCATGTGTGCAGCTCCTGCTGAGGGGGCCTCCAAAGAACGGAGGCTTTACCTGTTGTCAAAGGAGATAATTTCCTGGGACATCAGAAATCTCAAGTGGTTCCTGTTGCAGGGTCATATGTGGTAACATCAGAATTGTACAGATTGTGCTACGACATGGGCCCAAAACctgttttatgttgttgttgttgttttgttcattATTATGTATGCTTTGGCTCCTTAACATAGAGAAGAGAGAGAGCACTCTCCCTGAACTTGTTAACTGGGCATGCTGGAAGGAAAGGTGGTCCCTCCCaggacagacacagacacagcaaAGAAGATTCTGGGTCTGGGCTTGTTCACACGCATTTCCTTCACCACCTGCCAGATCTGCTGCTCCTCCTCATT comes from the Bubalus kerabau isolate K-KA32 ecotype Philippines breed swamp buffalo chromosome 1, PCC_UOA_SB_1v2, whole genome shotgun sequence genome and includes:
- the TMDD1 gene encoding transmembrane and death domain protein 1 codes for the protein MAAQAPAGALALALWVWALAPAGAVDAMGPHAAVRLAQLLTPEECGHFQSLLKTPEPDVEAELARLSEDQLAQPEPVPTSATPGRRRRRREAAGKPAVEPADVSDGCREGLAAWLAAEAPSLSWDRVARALRRSGRPDVARELGKNLHQQATLQLRKFGQRYIPTADAPAAPVPAPALRSRRSSVPEPNWDELELIVERLPQGPYQRSPAGWAGPLALGFLTGFGGALGAGALLILLIPWITGGDGDWVRLGSPRPPTPPLLRSARAPGCGEAEPLLTAEPLASPAAWAAGGPHTSLPL
- the FIGNL2 gene encoding fidgetin-like protein 2, coding for MHWTPEHAQPLNQWPEQHLDVSSTTPSPAHKLELPPGGRQRCHYAWAHDDISALTASNLLKRYAEKYSGVLDSPYERPTLGGYGDAAFLNGAKGDPEPWPGPETPYPLASLHEGLPGTKSGGGGGSGGLGGSPVLAGNLPEPLYAGNACGGPSAAPEYAAGYGAGYLAPGYCAQTGAALPPPPPAALLQPPPPPGYGPSGSLYNYPAGGYAAQPGYGALPPPPAPPPAPYLTSGLAAPTPLPTPAPPRPSPASYGFQGVAETGVSLKRKATDEGAEGRYRKYAFEPAKAPAADGASYPAADNGECRGNGFRAKPPGAAEEASGKYAGGVPLKVLGSPIYGPQLEPFEKFPERAPAPAPRGGFAVPSGEPPKGVDQGALELATSKMVDCGPPVQWADVAGQGALKAALEEELVWPLLRPPAYPGSPRPPRTVLLFGPRGAGKALLGRCLATQLGATLLRLRGGTLVAPGAAEGARLLQAAFAAARCRPPAVLLISELDALLSVRDDGTAAAGALQAPLLACLDGGCGAGADGVLVVGTTSRPAALDEATRRRFALRFYVTLPDGPARGQILQRALAQQGCALSERELAALVQGTQGFSGGELGQLCQQAAAGAGLPGLQRPISYKDMEAALAKVGPRASPKDLDSFVEWDKMYGFGH